The DNA segment TTGACTGGAGTTTCGACCTTGGGCTACGTGTTGATATCATCAACAATGACTGGCTAACTGGGATGTTGCATCAATAGTTTTTATTATGGGTTTGGTTTTTGTTAATTTAGATATTCaattaattgaatattttatttggaaatggattggattttttatttttgtaaaatcagTTAGACTGGATTGAgttattttgtttaaatataaTGGGAGAGTTTGGGTATAGAAATTGACATTCGGTTAAAAAATAGTTATGATATATCGTAATTGATATGGTGtttatcataaattttttaagttattgatattttttaaaaaaaatttgagtttgtAAAATCTACTTTTTAGAgaacttttagatatttgaactTGCGAATGTATAGAATAACTTAGAGGTAACTCATTTTATAGTATCAATCACTTCAGTAAAGGAGATCACACAAAGattaaactcttttatttattaattatctcatattaatttaattaatatttatgatatGACTTCACTCATGATTAATTTTGTATGacacattatacaaaaaaaatgatTTGCCTTAAAAGAAAAGTAGGCAGAGGAAAGGCTTCAACTGCAATCCCTAACCTCAAAgactaatttaataaaacaaaattttggcaCAGGATTCCGAAACTAAACCAAGAAAAGCATCAATCACAAATAGAATGGTGAAGGCAGTTTGGGAGGGAACCTAACATGATGTTCATCTTGAACACTAGACATAAAGTTAAAGCACTTGATCACTTAACTAGGTGTCACTGACAAGTTTTACTAGTgttttgaaattttcaactgagctACCTTTGGGCTGTACTGCCGTGTAAGCCCGCTCTCTTTGAATTCCGAttttctctctcattttctttccttGTTCGCTGCAGAGTATCAACTTCAAGGCTTTCTTTGTTCCTTCTTTTGTCAATGTTCCCCCCTCTAACCCCAACCCAAATCCCCATACAACCTCCACAGTTCGAGTGTTCAATATTTGGTCTCCATAAAATGGCCTAAAGATCATAGGAACCCCTCCGACAATACTGTCTAAGATTGAATTCCATCCACCATGACTTACAAACACCCCCACAGACGAATGTTGTAGTATTTTCTGTTGAGGAGCCCATGGAACTATCTTCCCTCTCGACCTCGTTCTTTCTAGGAACCCTGGTGGCAATTGCTTTTCAGGATTTCCCTTGAAAGACCAAAGAAATGGAAACTCACTTTCCTCTAGGGCCTCCGATAATGCTTCTAGCTCGTGGAGCGGTGGTGTTGCCACGCTTCCGAAGCTGATGTATACCACTGATGATGGTTTGTGCTTGCTCAACCAATCCAAGCAGCAATGCGAGTCATCAATTGTGAAACTGGAAACTGATGATACTAGATTGAAGGGACCAACGTTGAGAAACATATTGAACTTTAATTTAAGCATGTTGACAACTTTATTATCTACATCTTCGAATGAATTTGCAGCAATTGCAGTAGCGCGTGACAGTTCTAATCCCATTTTATACAACATTGCAGCCATGGGGGCATCTAGGTCCCCACAAGTTATTCCACCAGGTAAGTCAGAAACACGTATACCagaaaaatcaggaaaaaaaTCAAGTGATTTGTCTTGAGAACCTACAATATTAAGAATATTCTTAGAATTGCTCTTCTCATCAACTCAAGCAACATCGTGCACATCATGAGATATAAATgacaaaattataataaataaatgaatcatACTCTTTTAAGTTAAGCATACAGCTAGCAAAGAACTATAAAGaaatacatataatatgtatgcatgcatgcattcaTTCATCCGTACCATTAATTCCTACAAGCTGACGAATAAAATCGGTCTCAGCATGAACGAAAAGTGTCCTGGGCGCAGCCGTCCAAAGCACCACCCAAGGGATGTTCAGCTCATCTGCGATGTCACCCCCAAATGCATAAAACGCATCTGTTATCAAACAATCAATTGGCTTACCAGTTTCAGCCACAACCGCACCTATAGCCTCTATAAAATTGCCAGGTGTTGCCTTAAGGAAATACTCGACGGGCTCATTAGGATCCCCCCTATATATATACCCTTCAGGCAATCCATCCCATATATTAAAAGGCTTGATTTTGTGAAATTTGTTGGGAAAGTTTGAGTTGTTTGATTGTTGGGTGCTAAGGAAGGAAAATATGGTGTTGGGGCAAGCATCCGATAGTTGATGGATGATGTTGAGAAGAGGGGCAGCATGGGTGCCAAAGGGGAAAGGCAATACCACTATGTGTTTAGAGGCATTCTTGTAGTCCTCCATTGGGTTCCTTCTTTAACCTTTGACAATTAATGCACCAGACTTGTTTTTATTCAAGCTTGTGAGTTATagaaatgagatgaaatgtagtactcaaaataaaagaaaaagaaacaaataagttgATAATGAATATTCCTATTTATGGATTAGGTTGGTACTTCTGAAAACCAACACAATCATTTTAGTTATCAATAAATGTCTATCTTCAAACAACTAAAAACCAACATAATCCTTTAGTTATTAATAAATATCATCATCTAACAATCGAATCTAAGTACATCTCCTCATAAGTGAGTATTAGATTATTAGTGCCCCAATTACAATCCTACCTCTGTCAATCCATGAGCAACAACATTATCAACATCATTCAAACTGTCGAGACAACCCATGCCATTTTTCCACtagacatgcactaataaactgGTCTAGTTTTTGAAAGGGTTaaacaatatttaattaataataatcaaacaaatttatttaatttcttatgaaaaaatttaaaaataataaactcaCAAGTCTCAGCGAATCAAATTATTGTGAAAGAATTCACATTTAAGTATTTAAACTAGAACTTTTTtcccaactttttttttttgtttttttcaaatgGATAGTtgtttcaaaaaaagaaagaaagaaagactATGGCCACTTGAATGGTATATCTATGTCAGCCGCTTTTTGTGTCCATTTGTTCGCTTTACTCAACTCATGATTGCACATATTCATCGATTTAACCATTTATATCAAAGTCTTTCATCGCtactttaatatttttgagaGCAAGATTAATGTCCAATTTGCTTTTGATATTCTTGTAACAATGTTGCTCCAGTTTTTGTCCTTGTTCAAAAGCTTATATTTTGTCCATTCTCTATTCATGCTTATATACAAAATTCAAATGCACAACATAAATTCTTGCTTGGAATTGGGAATGTGAATCAAGTTTTCTACATTCAAGTTATTCCTTAAAATTGATACTATTATAATTTTCACAATTCAACTGCATTTTTCATTTCAGTTTCAATTATATCCTTATACAGCCTTTTCAATTCtaaatttatagaaattttatTTCAGTCTTGACACATTCACAAATTAGTCTCTAAAtgcaaaactaataaaaattacttaacaaaatagtcATTGAACATCTTCAATCTACCATTTTCTATCAAGAACATTTAAGATTTATTAATGGTAACTTTTAAAAACGAAGATACAAATTAGTTATATCAAACTACGACgatctaaaaacataaaatttacggaAAATGAACTTTGGAGTGCTTAACATGCAAATACACAAGCTTGGCCGAACCTTTAAGTTCTAAAAATGGagtttttgttttctatttccgCTGAAAAGAACAAATGAAGATGATGACATTCATGTTTTactaatttaattcatgttttactaatttaacatattttattattaatttaataatataataaatttattttgcaACTAAACACTACATACAACTGTCCATTATACTGAAAAAGTGACTAATTGCCACATAAATCCCTTAACATTTGCTATTTAagttttttaactaataaaagtCAATAGCAATtaaagttttacaatttttatgatttagtccttatactctaAATAACCATATGATCATTAAGATTCTTggaccaaaattcaattcatttttatAGTAACTCCTCTGTAAATGTTTAATAAGAATATTTACAAGCTCGATTTATGGAAACGAAgtcctaatacctcattttccaaaactatTAACTTTAGGGTGAAACCATTTGTACTTTGACTAATTGACTGATTAGCAAAATTTATCAGATCAATACGCAATATAACATTATaatagacttgtaaatattaataaataatatttgctGACTCGATTATCGGAATACGGGGTTTCAAAATCATTGTTTTTTATACCACTAAAAAAGGGTTGTTACATTAAGTGCTTTCAAACTTTCAGCCCTTGAATGGGatgttcaatttagtcattttcttataatttttatgtttttgaggtcgtgagagcttgatttagctagcccttgtatcaatttgtaaaactgttaaagtttttgaaagtttccattgatgaattcttgcagagatatgtgttaaattgatagattttaagcttagatgtgaaaaggactatattgtaaagtgtaattgttagttttgtcaaaaaggactaaaatgcataaattgaatttttggtgtgaaatttttgtaattttagataATAGAGGATCCTaaaaggatgtaattgagatcaATTTCAAACTCAAAGcccaaatttgaaagatattgtaatttagattttagacactaaattgaatcaaatgtaAAATTGTAGGGGCATTCGAAAATGAAATGGAACTGATTCATGcataaaatagaattttataagatgtttagaattgataaattgaactgaattattgtatagatcaggaattgaaccaaaccaaagaTAATCGgcaaaaaggaaaaattgttgattagtccttaAAGAATTGTTCAATTGTTATTTTTCCGAGTaattcatatggaacttactatttTGTTTCATGTTAGGTTTGAATTGTTTATTTTGcttattagtttatttaaatatgaATTGGTTGATTTTGTCATCAAttggaccaaattgcaaagtatGAAATCTTTGATATTTACGAATAGGTACAAggtaccaaaatgaaaatgaaatgtttatATTAATGGTATGACATGTATTTGTTGTTTACAAGGATTGAAATGCTACGATTGCAATAATAATTCCCATGTGAATTTAGTAAAGGATTAGGATACATATGGCATGTCATTAGGTCTAATATGAAATTGATCAGGGATTACATGATTATacgagatccaacatttgttgcataTTCTCAATTCATAAATGTCAACTTGTGTGAACAACCCTAATCATTGTCAGTTTGTGTGAACAGTATAGTCCTATGTATCCGACTTCAGTTTACTAAGGTTTTCTTGGGTGAGAAAACTGTAACCTAATGGAAACAAACTTGTTGAAATGATATAAACATGAATTGGATTACATATACTTTCAAATTGcatatgaattgaatgatatatgTTACTAGATGgaaatttttgtatatatatatgatttgcgTTATAAGTTCTTGACATGTAAATGAACCAACCTATTGGTTGTATTTGTTGAAATACGTATGAAAGTATAAGGATGCCAAAGGATGCCATGTTATATACCAATGTGTTTAATTAAATTGTTGTAATGTTAAGGTAAGTTAAGTAATTTcttatggacttactaagcattcaatatgCTTACTATGTTGCCTCAtttttccttgtagattgtcAACCTGTGGATCGTGTCAAATAGATCGACTAAAAGCTCACACTATCTTGTTATTGATTCATTAGTCTTGCAATCATTTTAAACCTCGATTTTGTGTCATGTATATAGGTGTTAAGCACTTGTTGAGTCTTGAATGATAATTTCAAACCTTTCTGATGCTTGATTTTAACAATGTAAATGTTTAGTTGAAAATGGTATGATTTGGTAAATGGGTTGGTATTTGAAATGGCCATTTTGAATGtaaattggcatgttttgaaaAGCTTGGAGTTAAGTAAACGTTTGGTAATTGCCAAATGGATTAGTTTGAATGCCATGGTATTAGAATGTCATGTTTAGTGGTTGAATCGGTAGTATAGTTGATGTAAAAATGATTGCGGATGTTTATACATGTTTCGATGTGTTTGGAATGATTTTTGTGCAGGTAAAGTTGTGCAAATATGCaccaaatttaaattttggaaaGGTAGACATGAAATAGGTACTAAATAGCTCaaattttacctaaaataaaGTCTAAGTTCTGACAAGCAATCTTCCTCGTCACAACGTCGACTGATAGTGAATCACATCGCGACATCAAATGGCCTGTGGTCACAGCGTGACAAAATGTTTGGCAACGTCACAACGTGGAGGAAGTGATGTCATGATGTCagccccaaaattttaaaaatttacaatttagtcttatttCATGCTTCGGTAACAAAacagctttcataagctcgattaAGGCTCAGATTTATTTGAGTATCATAATATGAATGTGTTTATGACATGATTGtatgtttgaatgatttatttacaaTGCATTTGACATTAGTTATTCTAACAATGGATGTGGCATCTTGTAGCTTAGATCTGGCGATCAACTCGGGcaaagggtgttacaattgacGTTGCTTTGTTTCTACAAAGAAATGCATGGTTTTTGTTGTTGTATTATGCTATGATAATGGTAGGTTTGTGAAAGGCTTAACAAGCTATATAAATCACGTGGGGAATGTAATAGCACAATTtccagtggtgttggaaacagtgatttagggaccacaaattcgatgagagagtctgtaaatattattatttaatatttatgagtcaaatatagtgtaatagtaaattttgaattgataaCTGTAGTTAATTGAATGATTAGTTAAGTTTAAGTGGGATTAtctctaaagtcaagtggttttagaaaatgaggtatcagagcctcatttctataaaccgaacccgtaaatattttttaaatatttacatagtgactatataggtgtattaaaatttggttaggtaattttatcatttagttagttaattaaagaaaaaggattaaattgtaaaagatgaaaaaattaattattattgatttattttaacataatagtataaataattaaagaaggGAATTAATATTGAAATTAGACCCTAACATTTGAATATAAACGGTTTTGGGtttgcaattttttattttacatggtTTAGTTAAGGGCAAagtgataaatatttaattaaactataaacaaataaaataaacaaaggcTATCGTCTCTTTCCTTTGTTTTGGCCAAAAATGGGAAGAAAGAAATAGCCATGGAAGTAGCCTAAGTGCTTGGTCATTTGGTGTATTGCATGTAAGCCCATTTCTTATCCGATTCTCATGAAGTGATCGTTATATTGATATCTAACTAGTTTagagactaatttgtgaaactattaaacgtttaaaaatttatcattgatgattttgagtgttttttatattatgtGATTTTATTGAAAGCTTGATTGTTAGATGAGATtaaatttgtaaagtgattttagtatttttttgtgtttagtgattaaattgaaaataaactaaaatagaaATGGTTTTTctcaataatttcaaaattttagggcTATTTTAGAATGGTTAAAAATTAGGTTCAATGGGTTTAAAGTTTAATTATGAGAAATAAGCTTGTTTTGgtcttaaggaccaaattgattaAGTGTAAAAGTTTTGGACAAATgtgtaaaaaattgtaaataggaagttatatgtattaaattgaatggtatgaaattgaggctaataattgaaataaattatattatagatcaatatcaaatagaaagTCGAGAAAAAGGAAAAGTTGCTAAATAGTCCCTGAACTGTTGCAAACTCTACAGTTTAGCCCTGGAAAGTTTGTTCGGTTTAATTTACCATATTTTAAATTGCATATTGAGT comes from the Gossypium hirsutum isolate 1008001.06 chromosome A06, Gossypium_hirsutum_v2.1, whole genome shotgun sequence genome and includes:
- the LOC107963266 gene encoding flavonoid 3-O-glucosyltransferase; amino-acid sequence: MEDYKNASKHIVVLPFPFGTHAAPLLNIIHQLSDACPNTIFSFLSTQQSNNSNFPNKFHKIKPFNIWDGLPEGYIYRGDPNEPVEYFLKATPGNFIEAIGAVVAETGKPIDCLITDAFYAFGGDIADELNIPWVVLWTAAPRTLFVHAETDFIRQLVGINGSQDKSLDFFPDFSGIRVSDLPGGITCGDLDAPMAAMLYKMGLELSRATAIAANSFEDVDNKVVNMLKLKFNMFLNVGPFNLVSSVSSFTIDDSHCCLDWLSKHKPSSVVYISFGSVATPPLHELEALSEALEESEFPFLWSFKGNPEKQLPPGFLERTRSRGKIVPWAPQQKILQHSSVGVFVSHGGWNSILDSIVGGVPMIFRPFYGDQILNTRTVEVVWGFGLGLEGGTLTKEGTKKALKLILCSEQGKKMREKIGIQRERAYTAVQPKGSSVENFKTLVKLFIMESKLVVCVLCLHLRSWLVHPKSINQPFATLFLDAEQKEVKDAFSDLVFHQQSELKYGFAAVVAPYPCIPSLYSQIVYNFCIEYLV